Genomic segment of Acinetobacter larvae:
ACTAATACGCGCATACGCTCACTCATTTTAAAGCTTTGGTCAGCCAGCAGTATAACGGAGAACATATGATCTGTATGGCTTTTAATTACATATTGATCTAAGGAAAATGCAAGAGCAATCAGCACTATAGCTTCGCCGAATAGCTAGATTGTATGCAAACAAGATACGAGAGAACATCCAATGAAATTGCCAGATAACGATGACATCACCATGATGGCATCACTGTACATCACGATCATGCCAATGCATTTATTAAAAAATCAGCAATTTACTGCTCATTTGTAGGCACTAAGATTAGCTCAGATACGCTCAAGGGATCTTCCGGTAAATCCAATTGTACTTGGCACGCTAAACGCCCTTCTGAGTGGGTCAACCTAAAATATCGAAAGCGCGCAACAACAGCAATTGGGCGACCGATGGCAAAGTCATGGTCGATTAAGCTGTTATATAGTGCTTGTGCATAGTGGGTATCGAGGTCCGTCAGCAGTATATGTCTATACCAGACTTGAATCACGGGGAAATACTGTGACGGTGTATAGAGCAACCAAACCGTATTATAAACTTCATCATGCTGTTCATTGAGCATAAGGTTATTTATTAATTTTCGTTGTACATCTGCGTTCACAGTCAAGTGATAGCAGTATTGCTGCAAAGTCCCTAACTGTAATGGATGCGTATAAAAAAAGCGTCCTCGCGCCATCCGATAACCACGCCATCGATAGCGATCAAATTGCAACAGCAAGACGCATAAAATTACGCCAATTACAACAATAAGCCAAAAATACATCGCATCATGCGTCCTAGCTTGGCAGTGGAAGCGCTTTTTGGGATTGAAGTGGTAAAATAATCAGCCACTTCAATCTATTGATAGCAAAATATATCGCTTAAACACCATATTTAACGCGATAAGCTTGCATATTTTTGAGTGCCTGTTGATCACCTTTTTGCTCAAGATATTGCATAAGATCTTGCATGGTAATCAGTGCGTGCACAGGAATCTCTAACTCTTTTTGTACTTCTTGGATGGCAGATAACTGACCTTGCCCTCGTTCTTGGCGATCCAATGCCACTAAAACACCCGCAATGCTTGCACCGGCATTTTTCAAGATGCTGACCACTTCACGAATGGCTGTACCCGCGGTAATCACGTCATCAATGATCCAAACTTTTTTCGCTTCAACGGATGCGCCAACCAACACACCACCTTCACCATGGTCTTTGGCCTCTTTACGGTTAAACCCCCAGGGTACGCTCACCCCATGATATTGTGATAAAGCAACCGCTGTCGCAGCAACGAATGGAATACCTTTATAGGCTGGTCCAAAAATCACATCGACGCTGTTACATTGTGTTAACTTATTCGCATATCCTTGTGCTAACAGCGATAATGCTTCGCCATCATTGAGTAAACCCGCATTAAAGAAATATGGGCTCACCCGACCCGATTTTAGCGTAAACTCACCAAACTTCAGCACACCGCGCGAAAGCGCGAGTTCAATAAAAGCTTGCGTGTTAAATTCAACAGGTGATGTCATGCGGTGCTCCAGAAAATTATGAATGAGGTTATGACTGCGAATGATACCAAAGAGTAGCTATCCGAGTGATCAAAAAGTTTTAAGGGTCGTATCTATAAACGTCAATGGATTACGCGCATCAGTCAAAAAAGGCTTGCTGGACTGGTTAGAACAATCCGAAGCTGACGTGGTCTGTATGCAAGAAAGTCGTATTACCCACGAGCAATGGAATGATCATTTTAAACCCGCTGGCTGGCATACCCATCTATTTCCTGCAGAGCGTGCAGGTTATGCGGGAACTGCCATTTACAGCCGTATTCCTTTCCAGAATGTCCGTAATGGTTTAGATTTTGAATTAGCAGACAGTCAAGGTCGCTTCATCGCCGCAGAGTTTGATCTGGGTTTAGAGCAGCCTGCATATATCTGCTCATTGTATTTACCATCCGGTTCTTCTGGGGAAGAGGCGCAAGCCCGTAAAGATCAATTTCTCACGGTATATGCCAATATCCTCAAGCAATGGCGTGATGAGAATAAATCCATCATTGTCTGCGGTGATTATAATATTGTGCATAAACGGATTGATATAAAAAACTGGTCCGGCAATCAAAAATCTTCCGGTTGTTTACCGCATGAGCGCGCTTGGTTAGACCATATCTATGATGATCTTGGCTATGTCGATACTTTCCGTGAAGTCCGCAAAGAAGCCGAGCTCTATTCTTGGTGGTCTAACCGTGGACAAGCACGTGCCAAAAATGTGGGTTGGCGTATTGACTATCATGCCTGCTCTCCAGACTGGAAAACGCGTGCAATCAATGCTTGGGTTTATAGAGAACAATGGTTTAGTGACCATGCACCGGTCATCATTGACTATGCTCTAGATCAATAACAAAAAATACCAATTGAAACATTAAGTGAACACTTGTTCACTTAATATCAGATTTTATCTCACGTCAGTTGCCGTATTTGCGGATGTTTATTCATGCCTAAGGGGTGCATTATATGCATACGGCACAGGGACACTGTCAGGATGACAACAAAGGGATAGGACGCCGAAGGATGAATAAATAAATACCTTGGTATTTATTTTAAGGATGTGACATTGGACGTTGGACTGAGACCCGCATGATCAGGATGATTAAATGCGGGTTTTCTCTATGAGATATTTTATTTTGCAGAACTTTATAAAGCTGTTTACTCAAAGCTGTCAAATTTTGCTATACAGCAAAATAACCCACTACAACGATTTATGCCCTACAGCAGATTCAGCCTGTGAATGACTTAACAATCACCAGCGATTGACTTAGTATGATGCATGATCTGGTTATTCTTTTCTTTCACCTGAGTAGGTCAATACACTATGTTGGTTATTTACGGTATAAAAAAT
This window contains:
- the pyrE gene encoding orotate phosphoribosyltransferase, coding for MTSPVEFNTQAFIELALSRGVLKFGEFTLKSGRVSPYFFNAGLLNDGEALSLLAQGYANKLTQCNSVDVIFGPAYKGIPFVAATAVALSQYHGVSVPWGFNRKEAKDHGEGGVLVGASVEAKKVWIIDDVITAGTAIREVVSILKNAGASIAGVLVALDRQERGQGQLSAIQEVQKELEIPVHALITMQDLMQYLEQKGDQQALKNMQAYRVKYGV
- a CDS encoding exodeoxyribonuclease III produces the protein MIPKSSYPSDQKVLRVVSINVNGLRASVKKGLLDWLEQSEADVVCMQESRITHEQWNDHFKPAGWHTHLFPAERAGYAGTAIYSRIPFQNVRNGLDFELADSQGRFIAAEFDLGLEQPAYICSLYLPSGSSGEEAQARKDQFLTVYANILKQWRDENKSIIVCGDYNIVHKRIDIKNWSGNQKSSGCLPHERAWLDHIYDDLGYVDTFREVRKEAELYSWWSNRGQARAKNVGWRIDYHACSPDWKTRAINAWVYREQWFSDHAPVIIDYALDQ